A genome region from Maylandia zebra isolate NMK-2024a linkage group LG6, Mzebra_GT3a, whole genome shotgun sequence includes the following:
- the gpr137bb gene encoding G protein-coupled receptor 137Ba has protein sequence MNGEAMDPAQEQQQNAGNTSHLPPPPTITPAIPPYVKLGLTIAYTVFYSLLFAFVYAQLWLVLRYRHKRFSYQTAFLFLCLLWAALRALLFSFYFRDCVTANALGPFAFWLLYCFPVCLQFFTLSLMNLYCAQVYFKAKSKYAPALLKYRLPLYLVFLCVSLIFLVVNLICALMVKMTAADVKTIVLVRVTVNDSLFVLCAISLSVCLYKVAKMSLANIYLESKGTSVCQVTLIGITVVLLYASRACYNLVVLALADIETINSFDYDWYNVSDQADLRSSLGDAGYIVFGVILFVWELLPTSLVVFFFRVRRPPQDRSTTGIPNHVLSSRGYFFDNPRRYDSDDDLAWSIPPQNASASLSSDCCDWGSHHSSFTVHPNSDEQRLTTAAGELRPYP, from the exons ATGAATGGGGAGGCGATGGACCCGGCacaagagcagcagcagaatgCCGGTAACACCTCCCACCTACCTCCCCCTCCAACCATCACACCGGCCATTCCCCCCTATGTGAAGCTGGGTCTGACCATCGCCTACACCGTCTTCTACTCACTGCTCTTTGCCTTCGTCTATGCCCAGCTTTGGCTGGTGCTGCGGTACCGGCACAAGCGCTTCAGCTACCAGACGGCCTTCCTGTTCCTGTGTCTGCTGTGGGCCGCCCTGCGCGCCCTTCTCTTCTCCTTCTATTTCAGAGACTGTGTGACCGCCAATGCACTTGGACCCTTTGCCTTCTGGCTTCTGTACTGCTTCCCCGTCTGCCTGCAGTTCTTCACGCTCAGTCTCATGAACCTCTACTGTGCGCAG GTTTACTTTAAGGCAAAGTCCAAGTACGCACCAGCACTACTGAAGTACAG ACTTCCTCTGTACCTGGTCTTCCTTTGCGTCAGTCTCATTTTTCTGGTGGTTAATCTGATCTGCGCCCTGATGGTCAAGATGACTGCTGCCGACGTGAAGACCATCGTTCTGGTGAGGGTGACCGTTAACGACAGCTTGTTCGTACTCTGCGCCATCTCGCTGTCCGTCTGCCTCTACAAGGTGGCCAAGATGTCATTGGCCAACATCTACCTGGAGTCAAAG GGAACGTCCGTGTGTCAGGTGACCCTGATCGGCATCACGGTGGTGTTGTTATACGCATCACGAGCCTGTTACAACCTGGTGGTGCTTGCCCTCGCTGACATCGAGACCATCAACTCCTTCGACTATGACTGGTACAACGTCTCCGACCAG GCAGACTTGCGGTCCTCTCTTGGAGACGCCGGTTACATCGTATTTGGGGTGATCCTGTTCGTGTGGGAGCTGCTGCCCACCTCACTGGTTGTGTTCTTCTTCAGGGTGAGACGGCCGCCTCAGGATCGG AGCACCACGGGAATCCCTAACCACGTTCTCTCCTCCAGAGGATATTTCTTTGACAATCCTCGTCGCTATGACAGCGATGACGACTTGGCGTGGAGCATTCCTCCCCAGAACGCCTCAGCGAG CCTTTCCTCTGACTGCTGCGACTGGGGCAGCCACCACAGCAGCTTCACCGTGCATCCCAACAGTGACGAACAGCGCCTGACCACCGCTGCCGGGGAGCTCCGCCCTTATCCATGA